The Bacteroidales bacterium sequence TGCACCAATAATTAAGAAATAAACAAATATAAAGCTGATAATGACAAACCAATGATAGCACAAATATAACCAGCCTGAAGATTTTTGTATGAGCCTAACGTATATTTATTTGGATCAGCTTGATATAATTTTTTTGATTTGTTAGCCAGAACTATCGAAATAATTCCCAAAGTTATACCAACAATTCCATAACACCAGCATAATGCTATGGATATAATACCCATAACCAATACTCCCGTTGAATTTGGCAAAGGTAATGGTACTACCGTATTGGTAGCATTTTGATTTACTGCTTGATGTTCATTATTTTCCATGTCTTAGTGATTTTAATTTTGTACAAAAAAAAGAACTTTTTACGAAAAAGTCAAACGCTGATAAAATATTTTTAACTATATATTTATGTAAAAATTGAAATTAAAATCTTAAAACATTGAATTTTAATTTATTGATTTATAAAAATAAGGATGTTATTTAACTTTAAATTTCTTAACTTTCATTAATATTCAATATTCATTTTAATTACTTATTGCGGTTTTACTAAGTCATCGTATTGTAAATCGCCAAGTATAAAATGATTCAAAATTACCCTATATCGGTCAAAGGTAAGTAAAACTGGAATATCTGAATGATTAGCGTCAGGGGTTCTAACAGCATATTTTTTTATGCCATGATAATTTTTAAATACTACTTCGCCATGAGTTTTCATCGAGATAAAGTCGTCATTTATTCCATGAAACCATAAAAAAGGTTGTTGAACCGATTTTATTTCTTCGGCATTATCGATTTTTAAATCCATTACAGTAGAACCGGGCATGGCTAAGCCTGTAGCATCTTGATAAAATACTTCGGCAGAAGCAAAAGGAGCTTCTAAAATTATTTTAGAGGGTATCATGGAACGAGGTTTTGCTGATAATTCGGTGGCAGGAGCAGTGCCCATACTAAAACCATAAATAATGAGCCTATCGTTGGTTAATCCATGTTGCAAAAGCCATTGCATAGCGGCATCGGCATCGGCATATAAAGCACTTTCGCTGGGCTTCCCTTCCGATAAACCAAACCCCCGATAATCGAACGTCATCACTCCGTAATGATGCTTACCCCCTACCCATGCTAAGAGTTGTGCACGCGGATAATAAAAATCGAGATGGTCTTTGTTACCATGACAATATAAAATAACCGTGTCAGTTGCAATACGCGAAATATCGCCCAAATACAAGGCATAGATTTTTTTAATATCGCCGTTATCATTCGAATTGATAGTAAATAAATGAATCATCGAATCAGCCAATGCCATAGTGTCGGGTAATCGAAACTCTACCTCACCTGTATAGTTCTGCAAGGCATAATGGTCTATGGGATGTTCATTCGGATTATATAAAAAATCGTCCATTTTTAGGCACGATGACGTAAACAACAATACGACTACAAACAAAAATATTAATCTTCGCATAATTAAAACTTTTTGGTGAACGAAAAATACAAACCCAATGCTCCTTTTTTGCCGGGAGCAATGTAATCTACCACTATATTCCTATTGTCGGCAGTGAAGTTTAACCATTTTAACTCTAAGCCCCATTCGTGCTTTTCGTTTACCCAGCGATGACCAAGAGTAAGATTCGGAATCAATCTGCTATTGACCGGTTCATCAAAGGCTTTTTTACGATGAAGTTCAAACATAGGAGTAAGCGAGGCATATGCATAATGTGGCTTTGCATTGTAGTGCAAATAATAATTGAAATCGGCATAAGGATAAAAAGTTATCTTTGAATCGCGTAATGTCGTAAAAATATAAGCTCCCCAATTAGCTGAGATGCCCGACTTACTCATACGATACAATGAAGTATTGACCGACGTTTCGAGTTGAAGCGTATGATACATTAAAGAAGTAGTATGCAACGAAGCAAAAGCCGACACTTTATCGCTTATACCATATGCTGCCCCAATGCTCGACAAAGGCATGAAAATCGGAATTCCACTAAAACGGATAAGCGGACCACCTAAATCGGCCGTTAACTTTTTTTCGCCTTTATGCATGGGCTCAATGGTCTTAATAGAAGCACACGATGCCAAAAGAATAAGCGTAAAAACTATTAAATACCGCATGTTTTTTTATGCAAACTTAGTAAAAAAAATTGTATGGACTATTTTCTGAGCAAATACATATTCACAAGAAAAAAAAACTAAAGCAAGGTTTTGTTTTAAGCTTATTTTGATAAATGAGCTGATTTTAGCTATTCCCCTATCTTCACAAATTTTTTGTAAGTTGAAAAGCCTTTGCCTTCGAGCATAATGAAATATATACCGTTTTCGAGGGCATGAATATCAACCGAAGTATTGGCTGTAGCGTTTTCTATAGCCATCACCTTGCGTCCGGTCTGGTCTATGAGAGCAATAGTATAAGGATATTGGGTTAAAACACCAATGTTAATAAAATCGGCTGAGGGATTAGGCGTTACAGAAATTTCAGGAAGTTCGTTTTCGGGAGAATATAAAATGCCAAGAAAAACAGCTTTCACAAATTCAGGATGGTCAATATATGGATTGCGGTTGTGCTGTATAGAATAAGCGGCATTGTTGCGTGCAATTTCTTTGGGGCTAACAGGGTCTATGCTATCCCATTTCAAAAAAAGGTTTTTCGACCAAGCCGAAAGGTTATCGCCCGAAAACGAATCGCCCGACCATGAACTAACATCATAACGAGTAACCGCATAAAAATAGGTTCGTGCAAAATCGCCCTTATATGCATCAATGGGTTCAAATACAGTTCCGCTATAGCCAGAAAAATTGCTACTTCCTAATTTACTTCCATTAGTCGATGTCCAAGTAGTACTTCCTACTTGACCAAAAGGATAGTTTGAACGACGATTATTAACATATCCATCGGTTGGATAAAGTATAAATAAATCGGCATACATCGGATAGTTGCCATTAAACCAACTTTGTGGGATAGAATGTTCACGATTATAACAATCTCCTTCAGAATTATAAGTTCCGCATTCTTCATTCTGATTATATCGATACCAATAATTAGCAGTTCCATTCGCTTTTATAGAATACATATCCCACACGGTATCGCCACCCCAATTATCGGTTTGACGGAATAACACATATAAATTATCGTAACTATTTTGTGTATGACCGTTCGAAATGATCTGGCGCAACTTCATACGCAAAGCATCTCCTACTAAACCCTGAGTCCCATTATAATAACCTGTCGGTATTTGAGACCAACTTATTTCACTAATTAATACAACTAAAAATAATATAAAAATCTTATTCATATATTTTATTTCTATAAACAAAGGTAAACAATAAAAGTCAAATTTGTTTTTCTTTTTTGATAAATCGATATTTTTAAACTCTAAAATGATTTATATAATAGACCAAACTAAAATTTAAACTGGGCTTCAACCGGGCAATGGTCAGAATGCAATACATCACTATGAATAACGGCATTAACAAGGTTTTTCTCCAAAGCTTTCGACACAAAATGATAATCGATACGCCAACCTAAATTCTTGGCACGAGCTTGTTGCCTATAACTCCACCAACTATATTGATGAGGTTGCTGATTAAAAACTCTAAATGAATCAATAAGTCCAAGTTGCAAAAATGAATCCAGCCAAGCACGTTCTTCTGGCAAAAAGCCGGATACATTTTCGTGCCTTTCAGGATGGTTAATATCTATAGGTTTATGACATATATTAAAATCGCCACTAATTATGAGTTTAGGCTTTTCATTTAAAAGATTTTTTATGTAACGATAAAAAGCATCTAAAAAGCTCATTTTAAAATCTTGCCGTGTATCGCCCATGCTACCCGATGGCACATATACACTCACATGTGTAAAATTTTGAAAATCGGTTCTAATAATGCGTCCTTCAATATCAAACAATTCATTGTTCATGCCAAACGAATAATGTAATGGTTTTTCTATACTTAACGTAGCTACCCCGCTATAACCTTTTTTATCGGCTGGATTCCACAAACAATAATACCCCAAATGCTCAAATTCGCTTGCATCGAACTGTTCTGGTGTTGCTTTCAATTCCTGAAAACTGATTAAATCGGGCTTTTTTTCTATGATCCAAGCTATTAAACCTTTGTTTAAAGCAGCCCGAATGCCATTTAAATTATAAGAATATACATTCATGTTTTTTTCCGAAAAATAATTATATTTTTGTAACAAAATGATGACTTCGGTTTATTATGATTTTAAGTGGTATCGGAAATAATGGTGGTATTGGTATTAGTACGCTTTTAGCAAACTTTTTTGTTACATTATACCAAAAACATTCAAACACTTATTGGCTTTCGTTATCTAATTATGTCCCCTCAGTATTATTAACAAATAACAACCAATGGATTGAAAAAGAAACCATAACTCGTCCTATACCCAAATGGGACCGCTCTTTTTGTAAGTTTTGCAGCGAATGCGAAAAAGTTTGTCACTGTGGAGCTATTTCAAGGTACGGCGATTTTTATGTGGTCTATAGCGAAATATGCATCTCGTGTGCGGCGTGTATCTATGCATGTAAAAAACAAGCACTCATTTTTGAAGATAAAAAAATTGGAACACTTGAACATTTGAATAACAATCAACATGTATATAGAGTAAATCTCAACCCTCGCGAAGTATTTTCTCCCTGGCACACTAAAGTGATTGTTCAAAAAATTAAACAATTATTTCCCAAAGATAGCCTTGTTTTACTCGATGCCCCCTCAGGATTTAGAGAATTATGGAGCGACTTAATTGATCTTTCGGATGTCGTCATATTATACACTAACGATTTATACATGTGGGAAACATTATATAAATCACTAGCTCACGATCAAGCTTTTGTTATTTTAGCTGTTAGCGAAGAATACTACGACACTTTTGCCCAAGCTGGTTATTCATTTGCTTTATCTATTCCACGCGATAAAACAATTAGCCAAGAAGCTATTCAAGGTAAAGTTATTAGTAACTACAACTATCAACTTACCATTAATGAATTATTAATAAAACTAAATTTAGATTAACAGTTGAAAGAAATATTACTCATATCGGACAAAGGTGGAACCGGCAAAACATCTATCATGAAAATGCTGGTCGAAATTGTAGGAAGGAGCGCTGTTTATGCCGATTGTACATTTACAAGCACATGGAAAGTTTACCCAAACATTATTCAAGAAGATTACTTTAATTTAGGACAAGAGGCCGTTGTTGACGAATTTGCATGCATGGGTTGTGGCGATTGCGAAGACGAATGTCGTTTTCAAGCGATACACATGGTTCACGGACAAGCACAAATTAACAAAACCGCTTGCACAGGTTGCGGACATTGCATACAAATATGCCCTACCGGTGCTCTATCGCTTAAATATTTAGTCGGG is a genomic window containing:
- a CDS encoding alpha/beta fold hydrolase codes for the protein MRRLIFLFVVVLLFTSSCLKMDDFLYNPNEHPIDHYALQNYTGEVEFRLPDTMALADSMIHLFTINSNDNGDIKKIYALYLGDISRIATDTVILYCHGNKDHLDFYYPRAQLLAWVGGKHHYGVMTFDYRGFGLSEGKPSESALYADADAAMQWLLQHGLTNDRLIIYGFSMGTAPATELSAKPRSMIPSKIILEAPFASAEVFYQDATGLAMPGSTVMDLKIDNAEEIKSVQQPFLWFHGINDDFISMKTHGEVVFKNYHGIKKYAVRTPDANHSDIPVLLTFDRYRVILNHFILGDLQYDDLVKPQ
- a CDS encoding endonuclease, which codes for MNKIFILFLVVLISEISWSQIPTGYYNGTQGLVGDALRMKLRQIISNGHTQNSYDNLYVLFRQTDNWGGDTVWDMYSIKANGTANYWYRYNQNEECGTYNSEGDCYNREHSIPQSWFNGNYPMYADLFILYPTDGYVNNRRSNYPFGQVGSTTWTSTNGSKLGSSNFSGYSGTVFEPIDAYKGDFARTYFYAVTRYDVSSWSGDSFSGDNLSAWSKNLFLKWDSIDPVSPKEIARNNAAYSIQHNRNPYIDHPEFVKAVFLGILYSPENELPEISVTPNPSADFINIGVLTQYPYTIALIDQTGRKVMAIENATANTSVDIHALENGIYFIMLEGKGFSTYKKFVKIGE
- the xth gene encoding exodeoxyribonuclease III, which translates into the protein MNVYSYNLNGIRAALNKGLIAWIIEKKPDLISFQELKATPEQFDASEFEHLGYYCLWNPADKKGYSGVATLSIEKPLHYSFGMNNELFDIEGRIIRTDFQNFTHVSVYVPSGSMGDTRQDFKMSFLDAFYRYIKNLLNEKPKLIISGDFNICHKPIDINHPERHENVSGFLPEERAWLDSFLQLGLIDSFRVFNQQPHQYSWWSYRQQARAKNLGWRIDYHFVSKALEKNLVNAVIHSDVLHSDHCPVEAQFKF